The DNA region AGGGACGCATCAGCATCGGCCAGACCGGCGCCTGGCTGAAGGAGAGGCAGGCGCAATCGACTTACAACGTCAACGTCGGCGCCCTCTCAGCCGATGGCGCCATGCAGGGCGTTCGCATCTTCGAGGCCGACGAGCGCGGCTACCTCGTCACCATGCTGCAGGCACCCACCGCCGCATTCGCGGAAGGGGCCTGGGTGCTCAAGGATGCAGAGCGCACGCGGTTCGACACCAGCGGCGCCCGGGCCCGTGTCGAGCGCTCGATGTTTCCCAGGCTCGAGTGGCGGACGGACATCTCCCCTGAAATGGTGTCGGTCGCCCTGCTCAAGCCCGACAGAATGAGCACGCTCGACCTGTTCCAGTACATCCAGCACCTGGAGGCCAACGGGCAGACCTCGCAGCGCTACGAGATCGAGTTCTGGCGCAAGGTGTTCTACCCGCTGAGTTGCCTGGTGATGGTTGTGCTGGCCCTGCCCTTCGCCTACCTGCACTTCCGGTCAGGCGGCATCACGACCTACGTCTTCGGCGGCGTCCTCATCGGCATCAGCTTCTTCCTGCTGAACAACGTGTTCGGTTACGCCGGCAACCTGCGCAACTGGTCGCCGTGGCTCACGGCCGCCGCGCCGGGCCTGATCTACACGGTGCTGTCGCTGGCGGCCTTCAGCTGGCTCGTGCTGCGACGATGACGCACGCCGTCGTCCTGTTCGGGCATGGATCGCGCGATCCCGCCTGGCGGCAGCCAATGGATGCCGTCGCGCGGCGCATCGTGGCGCGCCAGCCCGAAGTCCAGGTCGCCTGCGCCTTTCTCGAACTGCAGGAGCCGTCCCTGCCGGCAGCTCTCGACGAACTGGTCGCCCGGGGCGTGCGCAGCGTGCGCGTCGTGCCCATGTTCCTGGGCGCAGGCAGGCATGCGCGGGAAGACCTGCCGGTCCTGCTGAACCAGATCCGCTCGCGGCACCCCGGTTTGGCGCTGGAGGTCACTGAGGCAGTCGGGGAGCAGCCGGAAGTGCTCGACTTGCTGGCCCAACTGGCCCTGCGCACCCTTCGTTAGACCTCATCATGCATAATGGATCGTCTTATCAGATGATTCAGGCATGAACCTCCATCAGTTCCGGTTTGTCCAGGAAGCCGCCCGGCGCAACCTCAACCTGACCGAGGCGGCCAAGGCACTCCACACATCCCAGCCG from Ramlibacter pinisoli includes:
- the lptG gene encoding LPS export ABC transporter permease LptG, whose amino-acid sequence is MRTIRRLIYREVLASVLFVAAGFLALFFFFDFVDELPNVGKGVTPYRLTQALLYITLMVPSHLYELMPIAVLIGTIFVMSRLAQSSEYTILRTSGLGPGRALRTLMALGAAFTLITFATGDYLAPAADRAGQLLRARYQGRISIGQTGAWLKERQAQSTYNVNVGALSADGAMQGVRIFEADERGYLVTMLQAPTAAFAEGAWVLKDAERTRFDTSGARARVERSMFPRLEWRTDISPEMVSVALLKPDRMSTLDLFQYIQHLEANGQTSQRYEIEFWRKVFYPLSCLVMVVLALPFAYLHFRSGGITTYVFGGVLIGISFFLLNNVFGYAGNLRNWSPWLTAAAPGLIYTVLSLAAFSWLVLRR
- a CDS encoding sirohydrochlorin chelatase, with translation MTHAVVLFGHGSRDPAWRQPMDAVARRIVARQPEVQVACAFLELQEPSLPAALDELVARGVRSVRVVPMFLGAGRHAREDLPVLLNQIRSRHPGLALEVTEAVGEQPEVLDLLAQLALRTLR